Proteins found in one Sorghum bicolor cultivar BTx623 chromosome 1, Sorghum_bicolor_NCBIv3, whole genome shotgun sequence genomic segment:
- the LOC8057636 gene encoding uncharacterized protein LOC8057636, producing MPSITCDKVVLDNLYGKIAESVVTIKRYNETGFVDFGTGFIIYSTRSQVLVCTDHTLLKEGEDIYVYYSDGTSRQATELIKHTRCGHAILLVSVENGERRRYAVSFSEAQAKREEICTIARVKHDGEPGFMSGIVVAPSGKIMLQSGAVISRHENKFALTCPHGRHGDVGVTRNLIGAAVFTLSGLFVGTIYSDSNCYGLKFARHSSFFLDELLHMIQDELKKVSLSRGATPLLKGSKPVHVGSKSKRSHEDQTNIAIEKHVKYAAKRQRIEDWCEGLPW from the exons ATTACATGTGATAAGGTTGTGCTAGATAATTTATATGGAAAAATAGCTGAGTCTGTTGTGACGATTAAAAGATACAACGAAACTGGGTTTGTGGACTTTGGCACTGGGTTTATTATATATTCTACAAGGTCTCAAGTGCTAGTTTGTACAGATCACACATTACTTAAAGAGGGAGAAGACATTTATGTATATTACAGTGATGGTACTTCTCGTCAAGCAACTGAATTAATTAAACACACAAGATGTGGACATGCAATTTTATTAGTATCTGTAGAAAATGGCGAACGCCGCCGGTATGCGGTCTCATTCAGTGAAGCACAGGCTAAAAGAGAAGAGATTTGCACGATTGCACGGGTTAAACATGATGGAGAACCTGGATTTATGTCTGGCATTGTAGT AGCCCCGAGCGGAAAAATAATGCTGCAATCAGGAGCAGTTATTTCTAGGCATGAGAACAAGTTTGCTCTCACTTGTCCACATGGAAGACACGGAGATGTGGGTGTGACAAGAAATTTAATTGGTGCCGCTGTATTTACATTAAGTGGTTTGTTTGTGGGGACAATTTATTCTGATAGTAATTGCTATGGTTTGAAATTCGCCAGACACTCGTCTTTTTTCCTAGATGAGCTCCTACACATGATTCAGGATGAACTCAAAAAG GTTTCACTTTCAAGAGGTGCAACTCCCCTTTTAAAGGGTTCAAAGCCTGTGCATGTTGGTAGTAAAAGTAAAAG GTCCCATGAAGATCAGACCAACATTGCTATAGAAAAGCATGTTAAATATGCAGCCAAAAGACAGAGAATAGAAGATTGGTGTGAGGGCTTGCCATGGTAA